Proteins from a single region of Starkeya sp. ORNL1:
- a CDS encoding transporter substrate-binding domain-containing protein encodes MLKTVLTALFVAVTGATAMAQEFQFEAPPLFDNCGDPSLAKAKSDGITLGFSPSPPYSSLDPSTKKASGLDVELVEAALKWAGITKFKYEVMPFGQLIPALLAKRIDVVAANIHVTPDRLKAVSFTGPAWWYGPAIVVAKGNPGTITSFDTLKGKKVGAIAGSAADEYLRKIGVAVTAFQTDAEEFAAISTGRVDAILEDDVKVIEYMKANTSSPIEIVANVAIPEELIFKYGYGYARYALRKEDCSLRAAFTQGLAEVRGNGQASAILKKYGLTNRNMFFFPL; translated from the coding sequence ATGTTGAAGACCGTGCTGACGGCACTCTTCGTCGCCGTCACCGGCGCCACCGCGATGGCGCAGGAATTCCAGTTCGAAGCCCCGCCGCTGTTCGACAATTGCGGCGACCCCTCGCTGGCCAAGGCGAAGTCCGACGGCATCACGCTGGGCTTCTCTCCGTCGCCGCCCTATTCCTCGCTCGACCCCTCGACCAAGAAGGCCTCGGGCCTCGATGTCGAACTGGTGGAAGCGGCGCTGAAATGGGCCGGCATCACCAAGTTCAAATATGAGGTCATGCCGTTCGGCCAGCTCATCCCGGCCTTGCTGGCGAAGCGCATCGACGTGGTCGCGGCGAACATCCATGTCACGCCCGACCGCCTGAAGGCGGTGTCCTTCACCGGCCCGGCCTGGTGGTATGGCCCGGCCATCGTGGTCGCCAAGGGCAATCCCGGCACCATCACCTCGTTCGACACGCTGAAGGGCAAGAAGGTCGGCGCCATCGCCGGCTCGGCTGCCGACGAATATCTGCGCAAGATCGGCGTCGCGGTGACCGCGTTCCAGACCGATGCCGAAGAGTTCGCCGCCATCAGCACCGGCCGCGTCGACGCCATCCTGGAAGATGACGTCAAGGTCATCGAATACATGAAGGCGAACACCTCCAGCCCGATCGAGATCGTGGCCAATGTCGCGATCCCGGAGGAACTGATCTTCAAGTATGGCTATGGCTATGCTCGCTACGCGCTGCGCAAGGAGGACTGCTCGCTGCGCGCCGCCTTCACGCAAGGCCTCGCCGAAGTGCGCGGCAACGGCCAGGCCAGCGCGATCCTGAAGAAGTACGGCCTCACCAACCGCAACATGTTCTTCTTCCCGCTCTGA
- a CDS encoding amino acid ABC transporter permease: MNLLDLSVVHEYGWVFLEGLAMTTFLTVVVILLAGALAIPIALARLSDKKWIRWPSDFYVEFIRATPLILQLIYIYYVLPSAGIRLEPVTAAIIGLTINYSAFMSEVYRSGIQAVPKSQYEAARSLGLKPGIIFIKVVFPQAFRIVLPALGNYLIALFKDTALASVVTVQELMFSGQIIAARNYQYFTVYTVTAILYFSVGYPAALLVRRLERWSQRGWSAPDRK; encoded by the coding sequence ATGAACCTGCTCGATCTCTCCGTCGTCCACGAATATGGCTGGGTCTTCCTGGAAGGCCTCGCCATGACGACCTTCCTCACGGTGGTCGTCATCCTGCTTGCCGGCGCGCTGGCGATTCCGATCGCGCTGGCGCGGCTGTCGGACAAGAAATGGATCCGCTGGCCGTCCGACTTCTATGTCGAGTTCATCCGTGCCACGCCGCTGATCCTGCAGCTCATCTACATCTATTACGTGCTGCCGAGCGCGGGCATCCGCCTGGAGCCGGTGACCGCGGCGATCATCGGCCTCACCATCAATTATTCCGCCTTCATGAGCGAAGTGTACCGCTCCGGCATCCAGGCGGTGCCGAAGAGCCAGTATGAGGCGGCGCGCAGCCTCGGGCTGAAGCCGGGGATCATCTTCATCAAGGTGGTGTTCCCGCAGGCCTTCCGCATCGTGCTGCCGGCGCTCGGCAATTATCTGATCGCGCTGTTCAAGGACACCGCGCTCGCCTCCGTGGTCACGGTGCAGGAGCTGATGTTCTCCGGCCAGATCATCGCGGCGCGCAACTACCAGTACTTCACCGTCTACACCGTCACCGCCATCCTCTATTTCTCCGTCGGCTATCCCGCCGCGCTCCTGGTCCGGCGCCTGGAGCGCTGGTCGCAGCGCGGCTGGTCGGCGCCGGACAGAAAATAA
- a CDS encoding mandelate racemase/muconate lactonizing enzyme family protein — protein sequence MPDVTLPKVTIRSIVAAPLFGESPKGGWSAEIRPEDSIHALIAVHTEEGITGLGSVFADGRLVEAALNVLEPLWRGENALEPERVTEKLHQNTFWMGRGGSLTHAISGIDIALWDILGQALGQPVGRLLGGTYRTRVKPYCSLLMEEPELMGEVIAAHRDRGFRAFKIGWGPFGRRDDAKLDEAIVRAAREAAGEGAQLFVDAGASDAHWPQGLKWALNTAQMLKDYQVGWFEEALRPDAIDDFCTLRRASPVPIAGGEVLTRRQAFLPWLARGALDIVQPDVTKVGGISEQRRIAWMADEFGVKYVGHGWNTALGLAADLQLASAMPHCDLVEFIGGSPYLDGIVAEPFEVDGEGFLKIPRRPGLGVALDAAAVARYTTDASRLFAPA from the coding sequence ATGCCGGACGTCACCCTTCCAAAAGTCACCATCCGCTCCATCGTCGCCGCACCACTGTTCGGCGAGAGCCCGAAAGGCGGCTGGTCGGCGGAAATCCGCCCCGAGGATTCCATTCACGCGCTGATCGCGGTGCACACGGAGGAGGGCATCACCGGCCTCGGCAGCGTGTTCGCCGACGGGCGGCTGGTCGAGGCGGCGCTGAACGTGCTGGAGCCGCTGTGGCGCGGCGAGAATGCGCTGGAGCCGGAGCGCGTCACCGAGAAGCTCCACCAGAACACCTTCTGGATGGGACGCGGCGGCAGCCTGACCCACGCCATCAGCGGCATCGACATCGCGCTGTGGGACATCCTCGGCCAAGCGCTCGGCCAGCCGGTAGGCCGGCTCCTCGGCGGCACCTACCGCACCCGGGTGAAGCCCTATTGCTCGCTGCTGATGGAAGAGCCCGAACTCATGGGCGAGGTGATCGCCGCCCATCGCGATCGCGGCTTCCGCGCCTTCAAGATCGGCTGGGGCCCGTTCGGCCGGCGCGACGACGCCAAGCTCGACGAGGCGATCGTGCGTGCAGCCCGCGAGGCGGCAGGCGAGGGCGCCCAGCTCTTCGTCGATGCCGGCGCCAGCGACGCGCATTGGCCGCAAGGGCTGAAATGGGCCCTCAACACTGCGCAGATGCTGAAAGACTATCAGGTCGGCTGGTTCGAGGAAGCGCTGCGTCCCGACGCGATCGACGATTTCTGCACGCTGCGCCGGGCGAGCCCGGTGCCGATCGCCGGCGGCGAGGTGCTGACGCGGCGCCAGGCCTTCCTGCCATGGCTGGCGCGCGGCGCGCTCGACATCGTGCAGCCGGACGTGACCAAGGTCGGCGGCATCAGCGAGCAGAGGCGCATCGCCTGGATGGCCGACGAGTTCGGCGTCAAGTATGTCGGCCATGGCTGGAACACCGCGCTTGGCCTTGCCGCCGACCTCCAGCTCGCGAGCGCCATGCCGCACTGCGACCTCGTCGAGTTCATCGGCGGCAGCCCTTATCTCGACGGCATCGTCGCCGAGCCGTTCGAGGTTGATGGTGAAGGCTTCCTTAAGATCCCGCGGCGCCCCGGTCTCGGCGTCGCGCTCGATGCCGCCGCTGTCGCCCGCTACACGACGGATGCGTCGAGGCTTTTCGCGCCGGCTTGA
- a CDS encoding opioid growth factor receptor-related protein has protein sequence MEAQSAIVQFLSGDGRDAAGRSFEEVLAMDDVGLEGRHDFIQWLFPLDEPSQAVPSSPVLTGSDILVLRNFATVQLRLRDATERMLRFYRATAQWKQPFDHNHLRITRIIKSLRLLAGDGPADAFKAAILSEAEDSQVSPTSRRYWSEA, from the coding sequence ATGGAAGCTCAATCTGCGATCGTCCAGTTCCTCTCCGGAGACGGGCGCGATGCGGCCGGACGCAGTTTCGAGGAGGTGCTGGCGATGGACGATGTGGGCCTCGAAGGACGCCATGATTTCATCCAGTGGCTGTTCCCGCTCGATGAGCCGAGCCAGGCGGTGCCGTCCTCGCCGGTACTGACCGGCAGCGACATCCTGGTCCTGCGCAATTTCGCCACCGTGCAATTGCGGCTCCGGGATGCGACGGAGCGCATGCTGCGCTTCTATCGCGCGACGGCGCAGTGGAAGCAGCCCTTCGACCACAACCACCTGCGCATCACCCGCATCATCAAGAGCCTGCGCCTGCTCGCCGGCGACGGACCGGCCGATGCCTTCAAGGCGGCGATACTATCCGAAGCCGAGGACTCCCAGGTCAGCCCGACCTCGCGGCGCTACTGGAGCGAGGCGTGA
- a CDS encoding GNAT family N-acetyltransferase, producing the protein MIVSPRIETPRLLLRRHELRDFEPYTVMWADPGVVRHIGGMSFTREQSWTRFMRQAGIWHFMGFGFFAIEEKATGAFIGEAGFHELRRDLSPSIEGTLETGWAFVPHAQGKGYATEAVGAALDWAASAFAAMKATCLIEPDNIASQRVAAKLGFHEFARTLYHGRKTVLFERPL; encoded by the coding sequence ATGATTGTTTCCCCGCGTATCGAGACGCCTCGCCTCCTCCTGCGGCGCCATGAGCTACGAGATTTCGAGCCCTACACCGTGATGTGGGCCGACCCCGGGGTGGTGCGCCATATTGGCGGCATGAGCTTCACCCGCGAGCAGTCCTGGACGCGCTTCATGCGCCAGGCCGGCATCTGGCATTTCATGGGCTTCGGCTTCTTCGCCATCGAGGAAAAGGCCACCGGCGCCTTCATCGGCGAGGCCGGCTTCCACGAATTGCGCCGCGACCTGTCGCCCTCCATCGAAGGCACGCTGGAGACCGGCTGGGCCTTCGTGCCGCACGCACAAGGCAAGGGCTATGCGACCGAAGCGGTGGGCGCTGCGCTGGATTGGGCGGCGTCCGCCTTCGCCGCGATGAAGGCGACCTGCCTCATCGAGCCGGACAACATCGCCTCGCAACGGGTCGCCGCCAAGCTCGGCTTCCACGAATTCGCGCGCACGCTCTATCACGGCCGCAAGACGGTGCTGTTCGAGCGCCCGCTGTGA
- a CDS encoding TRAP transporter small permease subunit, protein MGALLAFSRTVDWLNERFGRVADYCVLAACLISAGNATVRYLLSFSTNGLLEIQWYLFGAVVLLGAPYTLKMNEHVRVDLVYMMLSPRGRLWVDTLGFVLILIPAGIYLTLLSWPFFWQAFVSDEVSQNAGGLILWPAKLLLPLGFGLLAIQGISELIKRVAALHGDITVETDYEKPLQ, encoded by the coding sequence ATGGGCGCGCTGCTCGCCTTCAGCCGGACTGTCGACTGGCTGAACGAACGATTTGGCCGTGTCGCGGACTATTGCGTGCTGGCCGCCTGCCTGATCAGTGCCGGCAATGCCACGGTGCGCTATCTGCTCAGCTTCAGCACCAACGGATTGCTCGAAATCCAGTGGTATTTGTTCGGCGCCGTGGTGCTGCTCGGGGCGCCCTATACGCTGAAGATGAACGAGCATGTCCGCGTCGACCTCGTCTATATGATGCTCTCGCCGCGCGGGCGGCTGTGGGTCGACACGCTCGGCTTCGTGCTGATCCTGATCCCGGCTGGCATCTATCTGACGCTGTTGAGCTGGCCGTTCTTCTGGCAGGCCTTCGTCTCCGACGAGGTGTCGCAGAATGCCGGCGGGTTGATCCTATGGCCGGCCAAGCTGCTGCTGCCGCTCGGTTTCGGGCTGCTCGCCATCCAGGGCATCTCCGAGCTGATCAAGCGCGTTGCGGCACTGCACGGCGATATCACCGTCGAGACCGACTACGAAAAGCCCCTGCAATAG
- a CDS encoding TRAP transporter large permease subunit, which translates to MFSHGVMPPLMFGGMICFMLIGFPVAFSLIAVGLFFGTLGILTDHFHPSFLQALPLRFYGIISNDLLLAIPFFTFMGAILERCGLAEDLLEGTGKLFGKVPGGLAYAVIIVGAILGAITGTVAASVIAMGVISLPVMMRYGYDQKLATGVIAASGTITQLIPPSLVLIVLAEQLGKPVGDMYLGAIGPSILQVLLFLIYVFILSLIKPQTMPPLPPEAIGEVGWPLIRQVLWGMIPSIVLIALVLGTLAMGLATPTEAGAMGAVGALVLAALHRRLSWTLVRQAMASTMRLTAMVVFILIGATVFSLVFQGMDGSRWIEHLLSQLPGGRLGFLIFVNVFVFFIAFFLDFFEIAFIIIPLIVPVAVKLDINLIWLGVLLCVNMQTAFMHPPFGFALFYLRGIAPPSIRTSQIYWGAIPWLAMQLILVVVVIMWPESVTYWISAGSGVDPSTIELNIPQMDSAPLDMGPPKF; encoded by the coding sequence ATGTTCTCCCACGGCGTAATGCCCCCGCTGATGTTCGGCGGCATGATCTGCTTCATGCTGATCGGCTTTCCGGTTGCCTTCTCGCTGATCGCGGTGGGGCTGTTCTTCGGCACGCTCGGCATATTGACCGACCATTTCCACCCGAGCTTCCTGCAGGCGCTGCCGCTGCGCTTCTACGGCATCATCTCCAACGACCTGTTGCTGGCGATCCCGTTCTTCACCTTCATGGGCGCCATACTCGAGCGCTGCGGGCTGGCGGAAGACCTGCTGGAAGGCACCGGCAAGCTGTTCGGCAAGGTGCCGGGCGGCCTTGCTTATGCTGTGATCATCGTCGGCGCCATCCTCGGTGCCATAACCGGCACGGTGGCGGCCTCGGTGATCGCCATGGGCGTGATCTCGCTGCCGGTGATGATGCGCTACGGCTATGACCAGAAGCTCGCCACCGGCGTCATCGCCGCGTCCGGCACCATCACCCAGCTGATCCCGCCGTCGCTGGTGCTGATCGTGCTCGCCGAGCAACTCGGCAAGCCGGTGGGCGACATGTATCTCGGCGCCATCGGCCCCTCGATCCTGCAGGTGCTGCTGTTCCTGATCTATGTGTTCATCCTGTCGCTGATCAAGCCGCAGACCATGCCGCCGCTGCCGCCGGAGGCGATCGGGGAGGTGGGCTGGCCGCTGATCCGCCAGGTGCTGTGGGGCATGATCCCCTCCATCGTGCTGATCGCCCTGGTGCTCGGCACGCTGGCCATGGGCCTCGCCACTCCGACCGAAGCCGGCGCCATGGGCGCCGTCGGCGCCCTGGTGCTCGCCGCGCTGCATCGGCGCCTGAGCTGGACGCTGGTGCGCCAGGCCATGGCCTCGACCATGCGGCTCACCGCCATGGTGGTTTTCATCCTCATCGGCGCCACCGTGTTCAGCCTGGTGTTCCAGGGCATGGACGGCTCGCGCTGGATCGAGCACCTGCTTTCCCAGCTGCCCGGCGGGCGCCTCGGATTCCTGATCTTCGTCAATGTGTTCGTGTTCTTCATCGCCTTCTTCCTTGATTTCTTCGAGATCGCCTTCATCATCATCCCGCTGATCGTGCCGGTGGCGGTGAAGCTCGATATCAATCTGATCTGGCTCGGCGTGCTGCTGTGCGTGAACATGCAGACCGCGTTCATGCATCCGCCGTTCGGCTTCGCGCTGTTCTATCTGCGCGGTATCGCTCCGCCCTCGATCCGCACCTCGCAGATCTATTGGGGCGCGATCCCGTGGCTGGCGATGCAACTGATATTGGTGGTGGTGGTGATCATGTGGCCGGAATCGGTCACCTACTGGATCAGCGCCGGTTCCGGCGTCGACCCCTCGACCATCGAACTCAACATCCCGCAAATGGATTCCGCACCGCTCGACATGGGGCCGCCGAAGTTCTGA
- a CDS encoding ATP-binding protein produces MNTLRAKLTALLVAAILLVVLLATGLTFLLISPPRFEAAEDATASQFALIVDLIASRPEAAAVASGDFIGVKAAAAGGPVAQGPTRGMNAALRRKGRSEQVIVSDPPGARSPVISARLGDGRWLLMPMSMAPPPDNRGWALAGWMLIFALGTTAVMVVAVRRLTEPLALLERTVAAIGPDGELAPLPEQGPTEVRAAARAVNLLSSRLKTAMESRIRLVAAAGHDLRTPMTRMRLRAEFLDDHERDTWIADLDELDRIADSAIRLVREEVEDSSRSPIRLDHLVRDVTDEIGEIGMKAALTSHSPVTVLCRPLSLKRAIRNLVINAATHGREATVRVATEGGRAVVVIEDRGPGIPQELLARVFEPFFRVEAARGAPIPGAGLGLAIAHEIVSRNGGSLTLRNRAEGGLEQWVTFPIAADRPAAPI; encoded by the coding sequence ATGAACACGCTGCGCGCCAAGCTCACCGCCCTGCTGGTGGCAGCAATCCTGCTGGTCGTGCTGCTGGCAACGGGCCTGACGTTCCTGCTGATATCGCCGCCGCGCTTCGAGGCCGCCGAGGACGCCACCGCGAGCCAGTTCGCCTTGATCGTGGACCTGATCGCGAGCCGACCGGAGGCCGCTGCCGTCGCGAGCGGCGACTTCATCGGCGTGAAGGCGGCGGCGGCCGGCGGACCGGTCGCGCAGGGCCCGACACGGGGCATGAATGCCGCCCTCAGACGCAAGGGTCGCAGCGAGCAGGTGATCGTGAGCGATCCACCCGGCGCGCGCTCTCCGGTGATCTCCGCCCGGCTCGGCGACGGCCGCTGGCTGCTGATGCCGATGTCGATGGCGCCACCTCCGGACAATCGCGGATGGGCGCTGGCGGGATGGATGCTGATCTTCGCCCTGGGCACGACGGCGGTCATGGTGGTCGCGGTCCGCCGCCTGACGGAGCCGCTCGCGCTGCTGGAGCGCACCGTCGCCGCCATCGGCCCGGACGGCGAGCTGGCGCCGCTGCCCGAGCAGGGCCCGACCGAGGTGCGTGCCGCGGCGCGCGCGGTCAATCTGCTGTCGTCACGTCTCAAGACCGCGATGGAGAGCCGGATCCGCCTCGTCGCCGCCGCCGGCCACGACCTGCGCACGCCGATGACCCGGATGCGGCTGCGCGCCGAATTCCTCGACGACCATGAGCGCGATACCTGGATCGCCGATCTCGACGAACTCGACCGCATCGCCGACAGCGCTATCCGGCTGGTGCGCGAAGAGGTCGAGGATTCCTCCCGCAGCCCGATCCGGCTGGACCATCTGGTCCGCGACGTGACGGACGAGATCGGGGAGATCGGCATGAAAGCCGCCCTCACCTCCCATTCCCCGGTGACCGTGCTGTGCCGCCCGCTGTCGCTGAAGCGGGCGATACGCAACCTCGTCATCAATGCAGCGACACACGGCCGCGAAGCCACGGTCCGCGTTGCGACCGAGGGGGGCCGTGCGGTGGTCGTCATCGAGGATCGCGGCCCGGGAATTCCGCAGGAACTGCTGGCCCGCGTGTTCGAACCGTTCTTCCGGGTCGAGGCCGCCCGCGGCGCGCCGATCCCGGGCGCGGGCCTCGGCCTTGCCATCGCGCACGAGATCGTTTCCCGCAATGGCGGCTCGCTCACCCTGCGCAACCGGGCCGAAGGCGGATTGGAGCAGTGGGTAACGTTTCCGATCGCGGCCGACCGGCCGGCGGCACCGATCTGA
- a CDS encoding response regulator transcription factor, producing the protein MENSPHILVVDDDQEIRKLLGRYLQGQGFRVSLAEDGRSAESCLADGRIDFVVLDLMLPDVSGLDLCRSLRARSRVPIILLTALKEDVDRIIGLEVGADDYLGKPFNPRELVARIRAVLRRTSALESPSVPPQQSFRFGGFTATPATRRVVNAEGTEVPLTAAEFDLLLAFVERPGRMLSRDQLLDITQGRNAAAFDRSIDVLMSRLRRKLGDSGNFQMFKTLRNGGYQLAVEVETGEAPSSRAGGTP; encoded by the coding sequence TTGGAGAACAGTCCGCATATCCTCGTGGTCGATGACGACCAGGAAATCCGCAAGCTGCTCGGCCGCTATCTCCAGGGCCAGGGCTTCCGGGTGTCTCTCGCCGAGGATGGGCGCAGCGCGGAAAGCTGTCTCGCCGACGGCCGCATCGACTTCGTCGTGCTCGACCTGATGCTGCCGGATGTCTCCGGCCTCGATCTGTGCCGCTCGCTCAGGGCGCGCTCGCGCGTGCCGATCATCCTGCTGACGGCGCTGAAGGAGGATGTCGACCGCATCATCGGGCTCGAGGTCGGCGCCGACGACTATCTCGGCAAGCCGTTCAATCCGCGCGAACTCGTGGCACGCATACGCGCCGTATTGCGCCGCACCTCGGCGCTGGAGAGCCCGAGCGTCCCGCCGCAGCAGAGCTTTCGTTTCGGCGGCTTCACGGCGACACCCGCGACGCGGCGCGTGGTGAATGCGGAAGGGACCGAGGTGCCGCTGACCGCGGCCGAGTTCGACCTGCTCCTGGCATTCGTAGAGCGGCCGGGGCGGATGCTGTCGCGCGACCAGTTGCTCGATATCACCCAGGGCCGGAATGCGGCGGCATTCGACCGCTCGATCGACGTGTTGATGAGCCGGCTGCGGCGCAAGCTCGGCGACTCCGGCAACTTCCAGATGTTCAAGACGCTGCGCAATGGCGGCTATCAGCTCGCCGTCGAGGTCGAGACCGGCGAGGCTCCCTCCAGCCGCGCGGGCGGTACGCCATGA
- a CDS encoding efflux RND transporter periplasmic adaptor subunit, which produces MILPVRIRRPAGRPLLLLACILVCACTRGETADQAATEPRAALTVAVATVERQTVRNHILASGSVSPWRELVIGSEASGLAVAEIAVEEGQHVGKGDLLVRLNDAALNAEIAEQNALIDEAAANLASARLELDRAEKLVTTKAISQQTADERATAVKTTEAKLAAAKAVLDQLKVQLARTRILAPDDGYVLKRSVSLGQVVSTGAELVRMVQRSRLEVAASVAEAELLAARAGDDVRVTDPAGRSLTGTVRELAPSVDATSRLGIVRIDLPSDSGLKPGMFVRVEIETEPRIALAVPRQALVWRTGGAGVFVVQTDASVALSPVVTGRQMDDLVEITSGLAENERIVSEGAAFLNDGDKVQVGTAAARASAGPRQASEQSVAVQEVAAQ; this is translated from the coding sequence ATGATTCTTCCCGTACGAATTCGCCGGCCGGCGGGCCGGCCGCTCCTGCTGCTTGCCTGCATCCTCGTCTGCGCATGCACGCGCGGCGAAACCGCGGACCAGGCGGCAACCGAACCACGTGCCGCGCTGACCGTCGCCGTCGCCACCGTCGAGCGGCAGACGGTACGGAACCACATCCTCGCCAGCGGCAGCGTTTCGCCCTGGCGCGAATTGGTGATCGGCTCGGAGGCGAGCGGGCTCGCCGTCGCCGAGATCGCAGTCGAGGAGGGCCAGCATGTCGGCAAGGGCGATCTGCTGGTGCGCCTGAACGATGCCGCGCTCAACGCCGAGATCGCCGAACAGAATGCGCTGATCGACGAGGCCGCGGCCAATCTCGCATCCGCGCGGCTCGAGCTCGACCGCGCCGAGAAGCTGGTGACCACCAAGGCCATCAGCCAGCAGACCGCCGACGAGCGCGCCACCGCGGTGAAGACCACCGAGGCGAAGCTCGCCGCTGCCAAGGCGGTGCTGGATCAGCTCAAGGTCCAGCTTGCGCGCACCCGCATCCTCGCGCCCGATGATGGCTATGTGCTCAAGCGCTCCGTCAGCCTCGGCCAGGTGGTGTCGACCGGCGCCGAACTGGTGCGGATGGTCCAGCGCTCGCGCCTGGAGGTCGCTGCCTCGGTGGCGGAGGCCGAACTGCTCGCGGCGCGCGCCGGGGACGATGTGCGCGTCACCGACCCGGCCGGGCGCAGCCTCACCGGTACGGTGCGCGAGCTCGCGCCGAGCGTGGATGCGACGTCGCGGCTCGGTATCGTCCGGATCGACCTGCCGTCGGATAGCGGCCTCAAGCCCGGCATGTTCGTCCGGGTCGAGATCGAGACCGAGCCGCGGATCGCGCTTGCCGTGCCGCGACAGGCGCTGGTCTGGCGTACCGGCGGTGCGGGCGTCTTCGTCGTGCAGACGGATGCGAGCGTCGCGCTCAGCCCCGTCGTCACCGGCCGGCAGATGGACGATCTGGTCGAGATCACCTCCGGGCTCGCCGAGAACGAGAGGATCGTCAGCGAAGGCGCCGCCTTCCTCAATGACGGCGACAAGGTGCAGGTCGGGACCGCGGCGGCGCGGGCGAGTGCCGGGCCGCGGCAGGCCTCAGAGCAATCGGTCGCGGTGCAGGAGGTCGCTGCGCAGTGA